A genome region from Paenibacillus pabuli includes the following:
- a CDS encoding DUF4303 domain-containing protein, with the protein MDRFLKEFEDQFRAGFLPDLEHTLQEMQHEKVYACAFGTDSDWITLFMAANTEESLARHIARMEEEGLCESEQDEIYYRWGCSEYQYGEDTHFNHISRLLYATEEVQNYKDEMIQIIAKVVNETSDEVFARYGQSKADITFFISMTDDDEAEELENRSVVWMTESSLASEFLKRYDGLE; encoded by the coding sequence ATGGACCGCTTTTTAAAGGAATTTGAAGACCAGTTCAGAGCAGGCTTTCTACCCGATCTGGAGCACACGCTGCAAGAGATGCAGCATGAGAAAGTATATGCTTGTGCGTTTGGAACAGACAGTGACTGGATTACGCTGTTTATGGCGGCAAATACGGAGGAGTCACTTGCCAGGCATATTGCCAGAATGGAAGAAGAAGGCCTGTGTGAAAGCGAGCAGGACGAAATCTACTATCGATGGGGCTGCTCTGAATATCAGTATGGCGAAGATACGCATTTTAACCATATCAGCCGGTTGCTGTATGCAACAGAAGAGGTTCAGAATTATAAGGATGAGATGATTCAGATTATTGCTAAGGTCGTGAATGAAACATCCGATGAAGTTTTTGCCCGGTACGGGCAATCCAAGGCAGACATTACATTCTTCATATCCATGACAGACGATGATGAGGCCGAAGAGCTGGAAAATCGATCGGTTGTATGGATGACGGAAAGCAGCCTGGCCAGCGAATTTTTGAAGCGATATGATGGTCTGGAGTGA
- a CDS encoding MurR/RpiR family transcriptional regulator, with protein MAAIIHALQQELDGLPSQERRIAEVILQSPSDIPGWTINHLAEQSGTSPATVTRFCKSFHFKGFPDFKMKLAAELSHSTDKTAYQDIVAGNPLSKIVEAIEANHIASIADTTRLLDLGRLEHAVQLLCHARRIDLYGVATSSIVTQDFYQKIVRIGKSCTAFSDSHMQITSASSLGEGDVAMAVSYSGETPETIDALHCAKQAGAATISLTSYGNNKLAAVSDIPLFTSSLEEGMRRGDMASRIALLHVIDILFTGMMSADFDRFIPKLEQSYHNVQSYRVQQHGGA; from the coding sequence ATGGCAGCCATCATACATGCGTTACAGCAAGAGCTGGATGGACTTCCATCGCAGGAACGACGAATTGCAGAGGTCATTTTGCAATCTCCGTCAGATATCCCCGGCTGGACGATTAATCATCTTGCAGAACAAAGTGGTACCAGTCCGGCAACGGTCACCCGTTTCTGCAAGTCGTTTCACTTCAAGGGCTTCCCGGATTTCAAAATGAAGCTTGCTGCAGAGCTGTCTCATTCGACCGACAAAACGGCTTATCAGGATATCGTGGCAGGCAATCCGCTGTCCAAGATAGTGGAGGCCATAGAGGCCAATCACATTGCCTCCATTGCGGATACCACCAGGTTACTGGATTTGGGCAGATTGGAGCATGCGGTTCAGTTATTATGCCATGCCCGCCGCATCGACCTGTACGGTGTTGCCACTTCGTCTATTGTGACGCAGGATTTCTATCAGAAAATTGTGCGAATCGGCAAAAGCTGTACCGCTTTCTCGGATTCACATATGCAGATTACGTCAGCCTCCTCACTGGGTGAAGGGGATGTAGCCATGGCCGTGTCCTACTCGGGGGAAACGCCCGAGACCATCGATGCCCTGCATTGCGCCAAACAGGCCGGAGCTGCAACGATCTCGCTAACGTCTTACGGTAACAACAAGCTCGCCGCAGTATCGGATATTCCGCTATTTACGTCTTCACTGGAAGAAGGCATGAGACGGGGAGATATGGCTTCCCGGATTGCACTGCTGCATGTCATAGATATTTTGTTCACAGGCATGATGAGTGCCGATTTCGACCGATTTATCCCCAAACTGGAGCAATCGTATCACAATGTACAGTCCTACCGAGTTCAACAACATGGAGGTGCCTGA
- the nagB gene encoding glucosamine-6-phosphate deaminase, with amino-acid sequence MNIRIFENEEDLNATGAGLIASLLQTKPRAVLGLATGSSPVGIYKQLISLYQKGLVSFAQASSFNLDEYVGLPVEHQESYRSFMNEQLFHHIDIDLAKTHVPNGKASDLGEECAMYEQWLDDRGPVDLQLLGIGHNGHIGFNEPGNELTGRTHVVDLKEETRKANARFFASIDEVPAQAITMGVGTILKAKQILLIARGEEKAEIIREAFMGPITTQCPASLLQCHPNVVVLLDRAAGRLVK; translated from the coding sequence ATGAATATTCGTATTTTTGAAAATGAAGAAGATCTGAATGCTACAGGTGCTGGCCTGATTGCCAGCTTGCTGCAAACGAAACCACGGGCTGTGCTCGGACTTGCGACGGGAAGTTCTCCGGTGGGCATATATAAACAGCTCATAAGCTTGTATCAGAAGGGTCTGGTGAGCTTCGCGCAGGCTTCATCCTTCAATCTGGATGAGTACGTCGGGCTTCCGGTGGAGCATCAGGAGAGTTATCGCAGCTTCATGAATGAGCAGCTGTTTCATCATATTGATATCGACCTGGCCAAAACCCATGTACCGAATGGGAAAGCATCCGATCTGGGTGAGGAATGTGCCATGTATGAACAGTGGCTGGATGATCGCGGGCCTGTAGACCTTCAACTGCTGGGTATCGGACACAATGGTCACATTGGCTTCAACGAACCGGGGAATGAATTGACCGGACGCACGCATGTGGTGGATTTGAAAGAAGAGACCCGCAAGGCCAATGCCCGTTTTTTTGCAAGTATTGATGAAGTGCCTGCTCAGGCCATAACGATGGGCGTAGGTACGATTCTGAAAGCCAAACAAATTTTGCTGATCGCCCGAGGTGAGGAAAAGGCAGAAATCATTCGCGAAGCCTTCATGGGGCCGATCACAACCCAGTGTCCTGCGTCCTTGCTGCAATGCCATCCAAACGTAGTTGTACTGCTGGATCGCGCCGCCGGGAGGTTGGTAAAATGA
- the nagA gene encoding N-acetylglucosamine-6-phosphate deacetylase, with translation MNNTGIAHLGKESGSPIYLLRGKMVLPEGLAQDGLLAWNEGKIIYAGSPEGLPASIRGEAVSLPVPDGGVIVPGFIDIHVHGGYGEDFMDANQEVLDKITSFHSTQGTTAMLATSMTAPKDRLDQVLAEVNRYRSEPMPYAQLEGVHLEGPFFSPKWPGAQNPEHIVLPNVSWLEAWEKEYPGLIRQVTLAPEREGALEVIAWLRQQRITAALGHTDATYEEVEQAVEAGLHHAVHTFNAMTPLHHRNPGAAGAVLSDPRISAEIIADGIHVHPAAISILAQLKQSDDQLVLITDAMSAAGLEDGEYKIGDLPVIVKDGVARLKDGGALAGSTLTMIRGFRYLVQEVGMCLNNASRAASLTPARLLGIDHRTGSLVPGKQADIVLLNQELGIEGVWVKGRLIGR, from the coding sequence ATGAACAATACAGGCATAGCCCATTTGGGAAAAGAGAGCGGCAGCCCCATTTACCTTCTTCGCGGTAAAATGGTGCTGCCTGAAGGTCTGGCGCAGGATGGGCTCCTCGCCTGGAACGAAGGTAAAATCATATACGCCGGATCACCGGAAGGTCTGCCGGCATCTATTCGTGGTGAGGCGGTATCCTTGCCTGTACCAGATGGGGGCGTTATTGTCCCCGGGTTCATTGATATCCATGTCCACGGTGGTTATGGAGAGGATTTCATGGATGCGAACCAAGAAGTGCTGGACAAGATTACTTCATTTCACAGCACGCAGGGTACAACCGCCATGCTTGCAACGTCCATGACTGCTCCGAAGGACAGACTGGATCAGGTGCTCGCTGAAGTGAACCGTTATCGTTCCGAGCCCATGCCATACGCCCAGCTTGAGGGTGTGCATCTGGAAGGACCATTTTTCAGTCCGAAATGGCCTGGTGCGCAGAATCCGGAGCATATTGTACTGCCCAATGTATCGTGGCTGGAAGCGTGGGAAAAAGAGTACCCCGGCCTGATTCGCCAAGTTACGCTGGCACCGGAACGGGAAGGAGCGCTTGAAGTCATTGCATGGCTGCGTCAGCAGCGAATTACGGCCGCGCTCGGTCACACGGATGCGACTTACGAAGAGGTGGAGCAGGCAGTTGAAGCCGGACTGCATCACGCGGTACATACGTTCAATGCAATGACCCCGCTGCATCATCGTAATCCCGGAGCTGCAGGAGCTGTGCTGAGTGATCCGAGGATCAGCGCCGAAATCATTGCTGATGGCATTCACGTACACCCAGCGGCAATCTCTATCCTTGCCCAGCTCAAGCAGTCTGACGATCAGCTCGTTCTGATCACAGATGCCATGTCAGCTGCCGGGTTGGAAGACGGAGAATACAAAATCGGCGACCTGCCCGTAATCGTGAAGGACGGCGTAGCCAGATTAAAGGACGGCGGCGCACTAGCGGGAAGCACACTGACGATGATTCGTGGCTTCCGCTATTTGGTACAGGAAGTAGGCATGTGTCTGAACAATGCATCTCGCGCAGCCAGTCTCACACCAGCACGCCTGCTGGGAATCGACCATCGCACAGGTTCCCTGGTTCCAGGGAAACAGGCAGATATCGTTTTGCTTAACCAGGAATTGGGTATTGAGGGTGTATGGGTGAAGGGCAGACTGATCGGACGTTAA
- a CDS encoding dipeptidase, translating into MKEQNYFQENREKHLAELNEWLSIPSISAISAHKEDINRAAQWAADALTRAGMENVEVIQTAGHPIVYADHLHAPGKPTALIYGHYDVQPVDPLNLWETPPFEPTVRDGKLFARGATDDKGQIFLHIKAVEALLAENKELPVNVKFCIEGEEEISSPNLPIYLNDNTDKLRADMVLISDTSLLEKGKPAISTGLRGLCSLEVDLNTANTDLHSGSFGGGVPNALHALVSLLASLHDEQGRVSVDGFYDGVLPLSPEMREEFVKQGFNEEQLRQDLGLEQLYGEEGYSFVERVGARPTLELNGVWGGFQGEGTKTVIPKEAHAKITCRLVADQDPQQVLDRIEAHLRAHVQPGASLHVKQIEKAFAFNTDPTDPILQKAADAYEQVYGVRALFTKDGGSIPIVEKLSRVLGIPAVMMGFGLPDENLHAPNEHFNLENFDKGLLTIVQFLKSL; encoded by the coding sequence ATGAAAGAACAGAATTATTTCCAGGAAAATAGAGAAAAACATCTGGCAGAACTGAACGAATGGTTGTCCATTCCCAGTATCTCGGCCATTTCCGCTCATAAAGAGGATATCAACCGTGCGGCACAGTGGGCGGCAGATGCACTGACCCGTGCAGGCATGGAAAATGTAGAGGTTATTCAAACGGCTGGACATCCCATTGTCTATGCAGACCACCTGCATGCCCCTGGCAAACCAACAGCACTGATCTATGGACACTATGACGTACAACCTGTCGATCCGCTTAACCTGTGGGAAACGCCTCCATTCGAACCTACCGTTCGGGATGGAAAACTGTTCGCACGTGGGGCGACAGATGACAAAGGTCAGATCTTCTTACATATCAAAGCAGTAGAAGCGCTTCTCGCAGAAAACAAAGAGCTTCCGGTTAACGTGAAGTTCTGTATCGAAGGCGAAGAGGAAATCTCCAGCCCGAACCTGCCCATCTATCTGAATGACAATACGGACAAGCTTCGTGCAGACATGGTATTGATCTCTGATACTTCCCTGCTCGAAAAAGGAAAACCGGCAATCTCCACCGGTCTGCGCGGCCTTTGCTCGCTCGAGGTGGATCTGAACACGGCCAACACCGACCTGCACTCCGGCTCCTTCGGCGGTGGTGTACCAAACGCACTGCATGCGCTTGTATCCCTGCTCGCTTCGCTGCATGATGAGCAAGGCCGCGTGAGCGTGGACGGTTTCTATGATGGTGTTCTCCCCCTCTCTCCGGAAATGAGAGAAGAGTTCGTGAAGCAAGGCTTCAATGAAGAGCAGCTTCGCCAGGATCTTGGACTGGAGCAATTGTATGGTGAGGAAGGCTACTCGTTCGTGGAACGTGTTGGCGCACGTCCAACGCTGGAGCTGAACGGTGTGTGGGGCGGCTTCCAGGGTGAAGGTACCAAAACCGTCATTCCAAAAGAGGCTCATGCCAAAATTACATGCCGCCTTGTTGCCGACCAAGACCCACAACAAGTGTTGGACCGCATTGAAGCACACCTGCGTGCACACGTACAGCCAGGTGCCTCGCTGCATGTGAAACAAATCGAGAAAGCCTTTGCGTTCAATACCGATCCGACTGATCCGATCCTGCAAAAAGCGGCTGACGCTTACGAGCAAGTGTATGGCGTTCGCGCCCTGTTTACCAAAGATGGAGGTTCCATTCCGATCGTTGAGAAGCTGTCTCGCGTTCTTGGCATCCCTGCTGTCATGATGGGCTTTGGTTTGCCGGATGAGAACCTGCATGCACCGAATGAACACTTCAACCTGGAGAACTTTGATAAAGGGTTGTTGACGATCGTTCAGTTTTTAAAAAGTTTGTAA
- a CDS encoding AraC family transcriptional regulator — MMETTKREKPPGRLVRLPGFTPGRHKGRFYRNSLMIILLIASIPGLITGIVLYQLVVGRMENEFNRMHQNQIENRARNVDDQLAYLELTLSHWAFEPRFGNALRTLDFVYYFNETQEIVTTLYVLEGSHPLIKSAQLYLQEPKPILFNREYNELKDDAKIQAYDRYLSMGNQVYWTDWVSSASSEPAASMKSSLLHTDAGSALVLVHKIPGENNNPFGALIITLDNEKVASLLKTLTPYDEGLTFLMDQEGNTLVTGNPGGGQQNSAFEQQLKEAVALHADSTSFLFKYEDQTYSVSYGSLSRIDSDWTYVSAAPLTSVTSPVKLVSKIIVIASAGSLLLGLLLSWLASHRIYSPVARMLHLLTPGKQETQANPKLDEFQLLEQQWNELTSRSLTAHRQLQEQLPHLRDSFVLQLIQGHLYAYNEEDLQKRMKNLGFEVEGQQFLLLQMYFTGYARLQGRFGSQDTGLVTFAAVNIIEEVAKSYFGQISVMNFHDLSSAMLVIAPKDEQLKPQTLLWGQELVEVIGRTLKMNVTVIISRSADSLHELPGIFVEMEQAVAYRSIEEGSQILDLEDEQCFRRAEEAAYPLGLEREMIQAIRLGKQEEADRVLDQFMSEIARTGSTEFQVQQMMLQLLGSVQHMMLQTGVTPYKLFGGCNMYERLSAIREPAQMKQWMMSKVLAPYVQEIEMRSQEPLKQVVERTMLYMDEHYSNEISLESCADAEQMTPYALSKAFKQVSGMNFIDYLTKVRMEAAKQLLRETTMKINDIAAAVGYQHSYFNRIFKKQEGVTPSQYRDQWFGK, encoded by the coding sequence ATGATGGAAACGACTAAGAGAGAGAAGCCGCCAGGTCGATTGGTGCGTTTGCCCGGGTTTACTCCTGGACGTCATAAAGGACGTTTTTACCGGAACAGTCTGATGATTATTTTGCTCATTGCCAGCATTCCCGGATTGATTACAGGTATCGTGTTGTACCAGCTGGTTGTTGGCAGAATGGAAAATGAATTCAATCGCATGCATCAAAACCAGATCGAGAATCGGGCACGCAATGTGGACGACCAGCTGGCCTACCTGGAGTTGACCCTGTCACATTGGGCCTTTGAACCGCGGTTTGGCAATGCACTGCGAACACTGGACTTTGTATATTATTTTAATGAAACGCAAGAGATCGTCACGACACTTTATGTGCTGGAAGGGTCGCACCCCCTGATTAAATCTGCACAGCTGTATTTGCAGGAACCGAAGCCGATCCTGTTTAACCGGGAATATAACGAATTAAAAGATGATGCGAAAATACAAGCCTATGACCGTTACTTATCCATGGGCAATCAAGTGTACTGGACAGACTGGGTATCCAGCGCAAGTAGTGAACCAGCAGCTTCCATGAAGAGCAGCCTTCTGCATACCGATGCAGGCAGCGCGCTGGTTCTGGTACATAAAATCCCGGGTGAAAATAATAACCCGTTTGGTGCACTCATTATTACCCTGGATAACGAGAAAGTCGCCAGTCTACTGAAAACGCTTACTCCATATGATGAAGGCTTAACCTTTCTTATGGATCAGGAAGGCAATACGCTGGTTACTGGTAATCCGGGAGGAGGCCAGCAGAATTCGGCTTTTGAACAGCAGCTTAAGGAAGCGGTTGCACTTCATGCTGACAGCACGTCCTTTTTGTTCAAATATGAAGATCAGACCTACTCCGTATCCTACGGTTCCTTGAGCCGAATTGATTCGGATTGGACCTATGTCTCGGCTGCACCGCTGACATCTGTGACCTCACCAGTGAAGCTGGTATCCAAAATTATCGTTATAGCGAGCGCAGGCAGCCTGCTGCTGGGGCTCCTGTTATCGTGGCTTGCTTCACACCGGATTTACTCTCCTGTTGCAAGAATGCTCCATCTTCTGACACCAGGCAAACAAGAGACACAGGCCAATCCGAAGCTGGATGAATTCCAGCTGCTGGAGCAGCAGTGGAATGAGCTGACTTCCCGGAGTCTTACCGCCCACCGTCAATTGCAGGAGCAGCTTCCGCATTTGCGTGACAGTTTTGTTTTGCAGCTGATTCAAGGACACTTGTATGCCTACAACGAGGAAGACCTCCAGAAGCGGATGAAGAATCTTGGATTCGAAGTGGAAGGCCAGCAATTTTTGTTGCTGCAAATGTATTTTACGGGATATGCCCGGCTGCAGGGACGATTTGGAAGCCAGGATACCGGCCTGGTGACCTTTGCAGCCGTAAACATCATTGAAGAGGTTGCCAAAAGCTATTTTGGCCAAATTAGCGTTATGAACTTTCATGACCTCTCTTCAGCCATGCTTGTCATTGCACCGAAGGATGAGCAGCTCAAGCCGCAGACGTTGCTCTGGGGACAGGAGTTGGTAGAGGTTATTGGGCGGACACTTAAAATGAATGTCACGGTTATCATTAGTCGTTCAGCCGATTCCTTGCATGAGCTGCCCGGCATCTTTGTTGAGATGGAACAGGCGGTGGCTTACCGCAGCATAGAGGAAGGAAGTCAGATACTTGATCTGGAAGATGAGCAGTGTTTTCGCAGAGCGGAAGAAGCAGCCTATCCGCTGGGCTTGGAACGCGAGATGATTCAGGCGATCAGGCTCGGCAAGCAGGAGGAAGCCGATCGGGTGTTGGACCAGTTTATGAGCGAAATCGCCCGGACGGGCAGTACCGAGTTCCAGGTGCAGCAGATGATGCTGCAGCTGCTGGGAAGTGTTCAGCATATGATGCTGCAGACGGGTGTAACACCCTATAAGCTGTTCGGAGGCTGCAATATGTACGAACGATTGTCTGCAATCCGGGAACCTGCTCAGATGAAGCAGTGGATGATGAGTAAGGTACTGGCGCCCTATGTACAGGAAATTGAGATGCGATCGCAGGAGCCATTGAAGCAGGTGGTGGAACGCACGATGCTGTATATGGATGAGCACTATAGTAACGAAATTTCCCTGGAAAGCTGTGCAGATGCAGAACAGATGACACCCTATGCCCTCAGCAAAGCCTTCAAGCAAGTATCGGGCATGAACTTTATTGATTATTTGACAAAGGTCCGAATGGAGGCGGCCAAACAGCTGCTGCGTGAGACAACGATGAAAATTAATGACATCGCCGCTGCGGTTGGCTATCAGCACAGCTACTTTAATCGCATCTTCAAAAAACAGGAGGGTGTAACGCCAAGCCAGTATCGGGATCAGTGGTTTGGCAAATGA
- a CDS encoding ABC transporter permease: MATMPLKRESNWKRQIKRNKWLYVLVLPGFLYFVIFKYLPMWGIVIAFQDYQPFLGIKNSEWVGMENFTTFFSNPDFFRLLRNTLVLAIYDLIFFFPAPIIIALLLNEIRVAFFKRTIQTLVYVPHFVSMVIIASITYVFLTPQGGVLYDLIAWITGKPIDVLSSPGSFRPLIIIQMMWKEMGWGTIIFLAALAGVDTEQYEASIVDGAGRLRRMWHITLPAIRTTIVILLILRLGNFLDTGFEQIYLMTNSLNRDVADVFDTYVYTVGITQGAFSYSTAVGLFKSIVGIILVLGSNKLAKKFGHPGIY; encoded by the coding sequence ATGGCCACCATGCCGCTGAAGCGGGAATCCAACTGGAAGAGGCAGATCAAGCGGAACAAATGGCTGTACGTGCTTGTGCTTCCCGGGTTTCTGTACTTTGTTATCTTTAAATATTTGCCAATGTGGGGGATTGTCATTGCCTTTCAGGACTATCAGCCTTTTCTCGGTATTAAGAACAGTGAATGGGTGGGCATGGAGAACTTTACGACCTTTTTCTCCAATCCGGACTTTTTCCGGCTACTGCGCAACACGCTGGTCCTTGCCATATATGATCTCATATTCTTTTTCCCGGCACCGATCATTATCGCTCTGTTATTAAATGAAATCAGGGTAGCATTCTTCAAAAGAACGATTCAGACGCTGGTGTATGTACCCCATTTTGTATCCATGGTGATTATCGCCAGTATCACTTACGTATTCCTGACCCCTCAAGGCGGGGTACTGTACGACCTGATTGCCTGGATAACGGGAAAGCCCATCGATGTATTATCCAGTCCGGGTTCGTTCCGTCCGCTCATTATTATTCAGATGATGTGGAAGGAAATGGGCTGGGGAACGATTATTTTTCTGGCAGCACTTGCAGGCGTGGATACCGAGCAATATGAAGCTTCCATTGTGGATGGGGCGGGACGATTACGACGCATGTGGCACATTACGCTGCCGGCGATACGCACAACCATTGTTATTCTGCTCATTCTCCGACTGGGGAACTTTTTGGATACGGGATTTGAACAGATCTATCTGATGACCAACTCACTCAACCGGGACGTGGCCGATGTATTTGATACGTATGTTTATACGGTGGGGATTACGCAAGGGGCATTCAGCTACAGTACCGCGGTAGGATTATTCAAATCGATCGTGGGTATCATTCTGGTGCTCGGCAGCAATAAACTTGCCAAAAAATTTGGCCACCCGGGGATTTATTAA
- a CDS encoding carbohydrate ABC transporter permease encodes MNSRLYNSPAGKVFDIFNYVMLGILGILTVLPFLYIIGNSFATEAEITERSFFLIPKVFSFSAYEYIFSSSTIFRSIGVSVFVTVAGTLVNLFFTLTMAYPLSRSDFWGRNVMMNMVIFSMLFGGGMIPTYLVIRGLGLLDSYWALMLPGAISAFNLIVVKNFFQQMPPGLEEAARIDGCSDLGVLWRIVLPLSKPVIATFALFYAVGHWNNFFSALLYISDSDKWPLQVMLRQIVLLSQASVGDMANMDPNFVQPPEQSIKMAVIVVGTIPILLVYPFLQKHFAKGVMLGSIKG; translated from the coding sequence ATGAACAGCCGCTTATACAACAGCCCTGCCGGCAAAGTATTTGATATTTTCAATTACGTCATGCTCGGCATTCTGGGCATACTGACTGTCCTTCCTTTCCTGTATATTATAGGGAATTCGTTCGCGACCGAAGCCGAGATTACGGAACGCAGTTTCTTTCTTATCCCGAAAGTGTTCTCCTTCAGCGCGTATGAGTATATTTTTTCTTCGTCCACCATCTTTCGCAGCATCGGCGTCTCCGTATTTGTGACGGTAGCAGGGACGCTGGTCAATCTGTTCTTCACACTGACGATGGCCTATCCGCTATCGAGAAGCGACTTCTGGGGACGCAACGTCATGATGAACATGGTGATCTTCTCCATGCTGTTTGGCGGAGGAATGATCCCGACGTATCTCGTCATTCGTGGACTTGGATTGCTCGATTCATACTGGGCCCTTATGCTTCCTGGCGCAATTAGCGCTTTTAATTTAATAGTTGTCAAAAACTTTTTTCAGCAAATGCCGCCCGGGCTGGAGGAAGCGGCCCGCATCGACGGATGCTCGGATCTCGGGGTACTCTGGCGAATTGTCCTGCCATTATCCAAACCGGTGATCGCTACGTTTGCGTTATTTTATGCCGTAGGGCATTGGAATAACTTCTTCTCGGCACTCCTGTACATTTCGGACAGTGACAAATGGCCACTGCAGGTCATGCTGAGACAGATCGTTCTGCTCTCGCAGGCAAGCGTTGGTGATATGGCCAATATGGACCCCAATTTTGTGCAGCCGCCGGAACAGTCCATTAAAATGGCAGTCATCGTTGTAGGTACCATTCCGATTTTGCTGGTGTATCCGTTTTTGCAAAAGCATTTTGCCAAAGGTGTCATGTTAGGCTCAATCAAAGGCTAG
- a CDS encoding extracellular solute-binding protein produces MGQKAGIKKTALILSATLLLSTVLGACSTDKTNDTGEAAAGGTDQITIMLPNFEAENPPENSPVIQKLEELTKVDVNLQWVPSSSYEDKFNITLASGKLPDVMVVLGKSPSFINAARTGAFWELGPYLKDYPNLSQMNEIITNNASIDGKTYGIYRGRPLGRNGITIRKDWLENLGLEAPKNLDDLYNVLKAFTTDDPDGNGKDDTYGLVASKFNGPWDNMQIWFGAPNKWGDDGSGNLIPAHETPEYMEALKFFRQIYSEGLVNKDFAVMDATKLPDPFVNGQAGVMIDVADNAQRMEQKILEKDPSATGRVDVLQAVEGPKGLRDMPTSGYSGMIAVSKSGVKTEEDLKKVLAFLDQLNEPELQALLSNGLEGKQYEKKGEYVVPTTDKLALRDLQGLNQILMFLPEDRAFRVEPTPVREKVAEVQKANEEIVVPNPGEPLISDVYAQKGPQLDNIINDARIKFIVGQIDEKGFQDAVALWKSSGGNDYVKEVNELYAALK; encoded by the coding sequence ATGGGACAAAAAGCGGGAATCAAAAAAACAGCACTTATACTTTCTGCAACATTGTTATTGAGCACGGTTCTGGGGGCATGCTCCACGGACAAAACCAACGATACGGGCGAAGCGGCTGCAGGTGGAACCGATCAAATTACCATCATGCTGCCGAACTTTGAAGCCGAGAATCCGCCAGAAAACAGTCCAGTCATCCAGAAGCTTGAGGAATTAACCAAAGTGGATGTGAATCTGCAGTGGGTGCCGAGCAGCTCCTACGAGGACAAATTCAACATCACTCTGGCCTCGGGCAAACTGCCTGACGTGATGGTCGTGCTCGGCAAATCCCCGAGCTTCATTAACGCTGCACGTACCGGGGCTTTCTGGGAGCTGGGGCCTTATCTGAAAGACTACCCGAACTTGAGCCAGATGAACGAAATTATTACGAACAATGCCTCTATTGACGGCAAAACCTACGGCATCTACCGGGGAAGGCCGCTGGGACGTAACGGGATAACGATCCGGAAGGATTGGCTGGAAAATCTGGGTCTGGAAGCACCCAAAAATCTGGACGATCTTTATAATGTGCTGAAAGCATTCACTACAGATGATCCGGACGGCAACGGCAAGGATGATACGTACGGTTTGGTAGCGAGCAAATTTAACGGGCCGTGGGACAACATGCAAATCTGGTTTGGTGCACCCAACAAATGGGGCGATGATGGCAGCGGTAATTTGATTCCAGCACATGAAACACCTGAGTATATGGAGGCACTGAAGTTTTTCCGTCAGATTTACAGCGAAGGTTTGGTGAACAAGGACTTTGCCGTGATGGATGCGACCAAGCTGCCTGATCCGTTTGTCAACGGACAGGCGGGTGTCATGATTGATGTAGCGGATAACGCACAGCGGATGGAGCAGAAAATTCTGGAGAAGGACCCATCGGCCACAGGGCGGGTGGATGTGCTTCAGGCGGTGGAAGGACCCAAAGGGCTGCGTGACATGCCAACCTCAGGTTACTCCGGTATGATCGCCGTCTCCAAAAGTGGTGTGAAAACGGAAGAAGACCTGAAAAAGGTGTTGGCATTCCTGGATCAATTGAACGAGCCGGAGCTCCAGGCTTTGCTGTCCAATGGCCTGGAAGGCAAGCAATATGAGAAAAAAGGAGAATATGTTGTTCCGACCACCGACAAGCTTGCACTGCGAGATCTACAGGGTCTGAACCAAATATTGATGTTCCTTCCGGAAGACCGAGCCTTCCGGGTTGAACCGACGCCGGTTCGTGAAAAGGTAGCCGAAGTTCAGAAGGCCAACGAGGAAATCGTTGTTCCCAATCCGGGTGAACCGCTGATTTCAGACGTATATGCACAGAAAGGACCCCAGCTGGACAACATCATTAACGATGCCCGTATCAAATTCATCGTGGGACAGATCGATGAGAAGGGGTTCCAGGATGCCGTCGCACTGTGGAAGAGCAGCGGTGGTAATGATTACGTGAAAGAGGTCAACGAACTGTACGCTGCATTGAAGTAG